In Populus trichocarpa isolate Nisqually-1 chromosome 7, P.trichocarpa_v4.1, whole genome shotgun sequence, the following proteins share a genomic window:
- the LOC7462563 gene encoding transcription factor MYB58, which produces MGKGRAPCCDKSQVKRGPWSPAEDLRLIAFIQKHGHENWRALPKQAGLLRCGKSCRLRWINYLRPDVKRGNFSEVEEDTIIKLHQTLGNKWSKIASHLPGRTDNEIKNVWNTHLKKKLACKDDGEHSEGDESKGSSSTSSSSSSSSTIMSSGKRALEMELDEQKNQGFSTQKPRILENEEDSSPRGVSNNQFKPAMKPNELSSSSFSSNNSSITNSSQADVSEPDGEKTGSFFNFRGRYNVRNSLEEVNKPEEIVTEIPFESDYDFWNMLDSLSSFQTSGIQLQNVEAGQSSRFGDAYNMGEVENKKWLRYLENELGLDATKDENQNLSKNAAESTIVPENFQHDMPLKPAEVHPGTVENFHLWPSL; this is translated from the exons atggGAAAAGGGAGAGCACCATGTTGTGATAAGAGTCAAGTGAAGAGAGGACCATGGAGTCCTGCTGAGGACTTGAGGCTTATAGCTTTTATTCAGAAACATGGGCATGAAAACTGGAGGGCTCTTCCTAAACAAGCTG GGTTGCTGCGATGCGGAAAAAGTTGTCGATTGAGATGGATTAATTACCTGAGACCTGACGTTAAGCGTGGTAACTTCAGCGAAGTGGAAGAAGACACCATAATTAAGCTACATCAAACTTTGGGAAACAA GTGGTCAAAGATTGCATCTCATTTGCCTGGAAGAACAGACAATGAGATTAAGAATGTGTGGAATACtcacttaaagaaaaaactgGCATGCAAAGATGATGGTGAACATTCTGAAGGAGATGAGTCAAAGGGATCCTCCTCAACTTCCTCGTCCTCCTCTTCATCTAGTACGATCATGTCAAGTGGAAAAAGAGCTTTGGAAATGGAACttgatgaacaaaaaaatcaagggttCTCAACGCAGAAGCCTCGCATCCTAGAGAACGAAGAGGACTCGTCACCAAGGGGAGTGTCTAATAATCAGTTTAAACCAGCCATGAAACCAAACGAATTATCAAGTTCCTCTTTTTCTAGTAACAATTCCAGCATCACCAACTCTAGTCAAGCTGATGTTTCCGAGCCAGATGGTGAAAAAACGGGTTCGTTTTTTAACTTTAGAGGACGTTATAATGTTCGCAATTCACTGGAGGAGGTAAACAAACCAGAAGAAATCGTGACCGAAATCCCATTCGAGTCGGATTACGATTTTTGGAACATGTTGGACAGCTTAAGTTCCTTCCAGACCAGTGGAATTCAGCTGCAAAATGTTGAAGCTGGCCAGAGCTCAAGATTTGGAGATGCATATAATATGGGAGAAGTTGAAAATAAGAAGTGGCTCCGTTACTTGGAGAATGAGCTTGGTCTCGATGCAACCAAAGATGAAAACCAGAATTTATCGAAGAATGCTGCGGAGAGTACAATAGTCCCTGAGAATTTTCAGCATGACATGCCACTCAAGCCAGCGGAAGTCCATCCAGGGACagttgaaaattttcatttgtgGCCTTCTTTATga